A single genomic interval of Candidatus Zixiibacteriota bacterium harbors:
- a CDS encoding Wzz/FepE/Etk N-terminal domain-containing protein — translation MQNRITLKNAAPEPEKKHSNTISLFELARLLIRKRMLLAITVGTVMILTALIMFLIPNKYMSTASILPSGKSDKLSALKELTGMGNFPSISEENSSLLFPEILKSNQIKEGVFDKEYTFTHDSQPTSLSFKKYFGEDNPELLKREFDKITSVYMDKKTGLIKISVETKFPELSQAVLSQMLTELDNFNLYKRRSQARNNERYLARELAGRESELKAAEEKLEEFQNVNRDWDNSSDPEIQKTIMQLKRDIEIKTRAYLFLQEQHELAKLETQKDVPVVILLDNPSLPILKSGPPRALSIIFSGTAAFFITFFCLFIADSLKKNKDDFSNQEWRSLGSDLKDALPFLRRNIRAKEFVS, via the coding sequence ATGCAGAATAGAATTACTCTCAAGAATGCGGCTCCCGAGCCCGAGAAAAAGCATTCAAACACGATCAGCCTTTTCGAACTGGCGCGACTTCTTATCAGGAAACGGATGCTTCTGGCCATCACGGTCGGTACGGTAATGATCCTGACGGCATTAATCATGTTTCTCATTCCCAACAAGTATATGTCGACCGCCTCCATTCTGCCATCGGGCAAAAGCGATAAATTGTCCGCTCTCAAAGAGCTGACCGGAATGGGGAATTTTCCGTCTATCAGTGAAGAGAACTCCTCATTGCTGTTCCCCGAAATTCTCAAATCGAATCAGATAAAAGAGGGAGTATTCGACAAGGAGTATACTTTCACGCATGACTCCCAACCAACATCTCTCAGTTTCAAAAAATATTTTGGCGAGGATAATCCCGAACTCCTGAAACGAGAATTCGATAAGATCACTTCGGTCTATATGGATAAGAAGACCGGATTGATAAAGATTTCCGTGGAGACAAAATTTCCGGAATTGTCGCAGGCGGTTTTGAGCCAGATGCTGACCGAACTGGATAATTTCAACCTTTATAAGCGTCGCTCCCAGGCCCGAAACAATGAGCGGTATCTGGCGCGCGAACTGGCCGGGCGGGAAAGTGAATTAAAAGCTGCCGAGGAAAAACTCGAGGAATTTCAAAATGTAAACCGCGACTGGGATAATAGCAGCGATCCGGAAATACAGAAAACAATCATGCAGTTGAAACGGGATATTGAAATCAAAACGCGGGCCTATTTGTTCCTGCAGGAACAGCATGAATTAGCCAAGCTGGAGACTCAGAAAGATGTTCCCGTGGTAATTCTACTCGACAATCCTTCGCTTCCAATTCTGAAATCCGGCCCGCCGCGAGCGCTGAGTATTATCTTTTCGGGAACAGCGGCCTTCTTCATAACCTTCTTCTGCCTGTTTATCGCGGATAGTCTCAAGAAGAACAAAGACGATTTCAGCAATCAGGAATGGCGGTCTCTTGGCTCCGACCTGAAAGATGCTCTTCCATTTTTGAGACGAAATATACGAGCAAAAGAGTTTGTTTCGTAG
- a CDS encoding class I SAM-dependent methyltransferase: MPEFSEAEKQLLIGVRSIVLRRESPDKSALDDFGKRFFDNDLVDWTEAYESLKAKGYLQFDNCLYSLSDEAARLATEFRKKKMSSGFDEWMIKSCDCKAYSRFCELVYGIDLCQFSMVDKEQLDKLLEVLDLTPANRVLDLGCGVGSITEYLSDRTGAKITGVDFAEGVVDRANKRTAMKRDRLSFRVCDMNELNFPANSFNTIIAIDTLYFVDDLDETVGAMKKIIGNAGQMGVFYSQIIKPDDSRDLLDADSTRLAKALRNSGLPYRTWCFTENEYEIWRKEKKIAEELKADFKSEGYMDLCESRTKEAEHLLEIIKDKRESRHLYHIKSVGFQD, translated from the coding sequence ATGCCGGAGTTCTCGGAAGCTGAGAAACAGCTATTAATCGGGGTTAGGAGCATTGTGCTCAGGAGGGAGTCACCCGATAAATCCGCGCTTGATGATTTCGGGAAACGATTCTTCGATAATGATCTTGTGGACTGGACAGAAGCCTACGAAAGCCTGAAGGCGAAGGGTTATCTTCAATTCGACAACTGTCTTTACTCCTTATCGGACGAGGCTGCCAGGCTGGCGACCGAGTTTCGCAAAAAGAAAATGAGTTCCGGCTTCGATGAATGGATGATCAAATCCTGTGACTGCAAAGCCTACTCGCGTTTCTGTGAACTTGTGTACGGTATCGACCTCTGCCAGTTCAGCATGGTCGATAAGGAACAATTGGATAAACTTCTGGAAGTACTTGATCTGACTCCCGCTAACAGAGTGCTCGATCTCGGTTGTGGAGTGGGCAGTATCACCGAATACCTATCCGACAGGACGGGAGCGAAAATCACGGGAGTGGATTTCGCAGAGGGTGTTGTCGACCGAGCGAACAAACGGACCGCGATGAAACGGGACCGATTGTCTTTCCGCGTCTGTGATATGAATGAGCTCAATTTCCCTGCCAACTCGTTCAACACTATCATAGCGATAGACACACTCTATTTCGTTGATGATCTCGATGAGACGGTAGGGGCAATGAAAAAAATCATTGGTAATGCCGGACAGATGGGCGTGTTCTACAGCCAGATAATCAAGCCGGATGACTCGAGAGATCTTCTCGATGCGGATTCCACCAGGCTCGCAAAGGCACTGCGCAATAGTGGGCTTCCATACAGGACATGGTGTTTCACGGAAAATGAGTATGAGATTTGGCGCAAAGAGAAGAAAATAGCTGAGGAATTGAAAGCGGACTTTAAGAGCGAGGGATATATGGATTTATGCGAAAGCCGAACCAAGGAGGCGGAACATCTGCTTGAAATAATCAAGGATAAGCGGGAAAGCCGACACCTTTACCACATAAAATCTGTCGGCTTCCAGGATTAG
- a CDS encoding MBL fold metallo-hydrolase — protein MKNLLYAILIGLFPVISDCAGYHENSPLAVTYVANEGFLIECENKKILIDALFGGKAQPYFIPSDSIVELMKAAQSPFDNIDLIAVTHAHMDHFNPQIVAAHMKHNPRAILVCPPQVGEKLESAADYSAIKDRIRAVWSPSDSAISTEIAGMKLRIFPGRHGAYYELDSLTGQSVDIHRNVQHLEYLFSIGNRASYHCGDAPMNDMKRYQSYTLERDSIDVACVQWWDAKEALSFRQKLIKDILRPDRVILMHLAPARPPRGNPERQTVVAKEVIVPRRSMEKWIFH, from the coding sequence ATGAAAAACCTTCTGTATGCAATCCTGATCGGCCTTTTCCCGGTGATATCGGATTGCGCCGGTTACCATGAAAATTCGCCTCTGGCCGTGACTTATGTGGCCAATGAAGGATTTTTGATTGAGTGCGAGAATAAGAAAATCCTGATTGATGCACTGTTCGGAGGAAAAGCTCAGCCCTATTTTATACCGTCGGACAGTATTGTGGAGCTGATGAAAGCGGCGCAGTCGCCATTCGATAACATCGACCTGATTGCCGTCACCCATGCTCATATGGACCATTTCAATCCTCAAATTGTCGCTGCACACATGAAGCATAATCCACGGGCGATTCTTGTTTGTCCGCCTCAGGTCGGGGAGAAGCTGGAGTCCGCCGCAGATTATTCCGCGATAAAAGACCGCATCCGGGCAGTCTGGTCGCCGTCCGATTCGGCCATATCCACTGAAATCGCCGGAATGAAGCTGAGGATTTTTCCGGGCCGGCATGGCGCCTACTATGAGCTGGATAGCCTAACGGGTCAAAGTGTCGATATTCATCGCAATGTACAGCATCTGGAGTATCTATTTTCCATTGGCAATCGAGCGTCATATCATTGCGGTGATGCGCCCATGAATGACATGAAAAGATATCAATCATACACTCTTGAGCGGGATAGTATCGATGTCGCATGTGTCCAATGGTGGGACGCCAAAGAAGCTCTTAGCTTCCGTCAAAAGCTGATAAAGGACATCCTGAGACCGGATCGAGTCATTCTTATGCACCTTGCGCCGGCCAGACCGCCGCGCGGAAATCCGGAGCGGCAGACGGTAGTGGCAAAAGAGGTCATTGTCCCGCGCCGATCGATGGAAAAATGGATTTTCCATTGA
- a CDS encoding C-GCAxxG-C-C family protein, whose product MSKANSGISSLGTVGTFIKRGTCSETSFCVLNRAFDNPLKEEEQAAMPFAGGIMQHGYQCGLIWGATLAAGAQAYHLLGAGPHAETKAIIAAIRLVESFRVLNKNNVNCLEITELDKSSSTMQMITYFLIKGGTIGCFRRAAKYAHAAFSEINAALSDEEIETPPAPVSCSAVLAQKMGASPMHATMAAGLAGGIGLSGGACGALGAAIWISGVNSLKKQGGKINFKDRRAAGLIDRFLRCTDYEFECSKIVGRRFKNVGDHAGYLCGGGCSKIIEVLAAKGPTG is encoded by the coding sequence ATGAGCAAAGCCAATAGCGGTATATCATCGCTGGGAACAGTCGGTACGTTTATTAAGAGAGGGACATGTTCGGAGACGAGTTTCTGCGTCCTCAACCGTGCCTTTGATAACCCCCTGAAGGAAGAGGAGCAAGCCGCCATGCCCTTTGCGGGCGGAATCATGCAACATGGTTACCAATGTGGCCTGATTTGGGGCGCGACACTTGCCGCAGGGGCACAGGCGTATCATCTGCTTGGTGCGGGTCCGCATGCTGAGACTAAGGCAATCATTGCTGCAATAAGGCTCGTGGAGTCCTTCCGTGTTCTTAACAAGAATAATGTAAACTGCCTCGAAATAACTGAACTCGATAAGTCATCATCAACGATGCAGATGATTACTTACTTCCTCATAAAAGGCGGGACCATCGGCTGCTTTCGAAGGGCCGCGAAATATGCACATGCCGCATTCAGTGAGATAAATGCCGCCCTTTCCGATGAAGAGATCGAAACGCCCCCGGCTCCGGTAAGTTGCTCGGCAGTGTTGGCACAGAAGATGGGTGCATCACCCATGCATGCGACCATGGCAGCAGGATTAGCAGGCGGTATCGGTTTGAGTGGGGGTGCCTGCGGGGCATTGGGTGCAGCAATATGGATCAGCGGGGTCAACAGTCTAAAGAAACAAGGCGGTAAGATTAATTTCAAGGATCGCCGCGCCGCAGGTTTGATTGACCGATTTTTGAGATGCACCGACTATGAATTTGAATGTTCTAAAATTGTCGGGCGGAGGTTTAAGAATGTCGGCGACCATGCCGGATATTTATGTGGTGGAGGCTGCTCGAAAATCATTGAGGTGTTAGCTGCCAAAGGACCAACAGGATAG
- a CDS encoding glycosyltransferase family 4 protein, with the protein MKTAIVHDWLVTYGGAEHVLEQILALFPEADLFALCDFLPAGQRHFLGSRKVTTSFIQKLPIARTKYRSYLPLMPLAVEQFDLSGYDLVISSSHAVAKGVITGPDQIHISYFNGIMTYAWNMYHQYLNKTGLRSGLKGYLARLFLHYIRNWDVASAHRVDYFIANSGYMARQIRKLYGRTARIIHPPVNLEQARFSEIKEDYYITVARMVPIKRIDLIVSAFSRMPDKKLIVIGDGPELSRIKKLAADNIKFLGYQTPPVVMHYLSRARAFVFASVEPFGIATVEAQACGTPVIAYGRGGSLETVIENKTGVFFDAQEIGDLIEAVNRFEGMKDSLDPAEIRQAAFRFSTERFHKEFRDHVYECIRAHARSESEYTEAAAAGRESMKVGNYAE; encoded by the coding sequence ATGAAGACGGCAATAGTTCATGATTGGTTGGTGACCTACGGCGGCGCCGAACATGTATTGGAACAGATACTGGCGCTCTTTCCTGAAGCCGATCTTTTTGCCCTCTGCGATTTTCTTCCGGCGGGGCAACGGCATTTCCTTGGCAGCCGGAAGGTCACGACCTCATTCATACAGAAACTTCCCATAGCCAGAACCAAATATCGCAGCTATCTGCCCTTGATGCCTCTGGCCGTAGAACAATTCGATCTTTCCGGCTACGACCTGGTGATCTCTTCATCGCACGCCGTTGCCAAGGGCGTAATAACCGGACCAGATCAGATTCATATCAGTTATTTCAACGGTATCATGACTTACGCCTGGAATATGTATCATCAGTATCTGAATAAGACCGGTCTCCGCTCGGGGCTGAAAGGCTACCTGGCCAGGCTGTTCTTACACTATATCAGAAACTGGGATGTGGCCAGCGCCCATCGCGTCGATTACTTCATCGCCAATTCAGGATATATGGCTCGCCAGATACGGAAGCTTTACGGGCGTACGGCCCGGATTATCCATCCCCCGGTCAATCTGGAGCAGGCCAGATTTTCGGAAATTAAAGAGGATTATTATATCACCGTGGCACGGATGGTTCCGATCAAAAGAATTGATCTGATCGTCTCCGCCTTCTCACGCATGCCGGATAAGAAGCTGATCGTCATCGGTGATGGCCCCGAGTTGTCCCGGATAAAGAAGTTGGCCGCCGATAATATTAAATTTCTCGGGTACCAGACGCCGCCGGTGGTCATGCATTACCTTTCCCGGGCCAGAGCCTTTGTATTTGCCTCGGTCGAGCCTTTCGGTATCGCCACCGTTGAAGCTCAAGCCTGCGGTACCCCGGTGATAGCATATGGTCGTGGCGGTTCGCTCGAAACCGTGATTGAGAATAAAACCGGCGTTTTCTTTGACGCCCAGGAAATAGGCGATCTTATCGAAGCGGTCAATCGTTTCGAAGGGATGAAAGATAGTCTTGATCCGGCGGAAATTCGTCAGGCTGCCTTTCGATTCTCGACCGAGCGATTCCACAAAGAATTCCGCGACCATGTTTATGAGTGTATCCGCGCACATGCCCGTTCGGAGAGTGAGTATACTGAGGCGGCTGCCGCAGGGCGTGAGTCTATGAAAGTGGGAAATTATGCAGAATAG
- a CDS encoding pentapeptide repeat-containing protein produces MELKQLPWIRREWRTIPKQRLIVKIPVWPIVCAVALTILFIYSISKSWWPQSSGFYEKTLWDWVDLLIIPAGLALGGVLFALLERRTEYAISEDRELQRNLETYLDRMAELLLNKDMRASRSDAEVLCVARARTHIALEELDGRRKSEVVRFLIEMNLLGLPMANEHISSEHYVSLTNTDLSETQLVLFSLDRVDLKRVSFWKANLKGTFFRGADLQEADFAGAIMTEACFEGAALLSTFFEKTYLFGASFENANCFAAQFEGAYLGHSSFRGANLFGTSFKGANLEKADFTGAKDLTWKQVRKAKNWKKAILPDHLNNG; encoded by the coding sequence ATGGAATTGAAGCAACTACCGTGGATTAGACGAGAATGGCGGACAATCCCGAAGCAGAGGCTTATCGTGAAGATCCCGGTTTGGCCCATAGTCTGTGCTGTAGCATTGACGATTCTTTTCATCTACTCCATCAGTAAGTCTTGGTGGCCACAATCCTCAGGCTTCTATGAAAAGACGCTTTGGGATTGGGTAGATCTGTTAATCATTCCTGCAGGTTTGGCTCTGGGCGGAGTTCTATTTGCTCTACTTGAACGCAGGACGGAGTATGCTATTTCAGAGGACCGTGAACTACAACGAAATCTGGAGACATACCTTGATAGAATGGCGGAGCTGCTTCTCAACAAAGACATGCGCGCGTCAAGGTCGGATGCTGAGGTCTTGTGTGTAGCAAGAGCCAGAACGCATATTGCGCTTGAAGAACTGGATGGTCGACGAAAATCTGAAGTTGTGCGATTCCTGATTGAAATGAATCTGCTCGGCCTCCCGATGGCGAACGAGCACATCTCATCAGAGCACTATGTTAGTTTAACAAATACTGATCTGTCAGAAACGCAGTTGGTTCTTTTCTCATTGGACAGAGTTGATCTTAAGCGGGTTTCGTTTTGGAAAGCCAATCTCAAAGGTACATTCTTTAGAGGTGCGGATCTTCAGGAAGCTGATTTTGCCGGGGCTATTATGACAGAGGCTTGTTTTGAGGGGGCAGCACTATTGTCTACTTTCTTCGAGAAGACGTATCTTTTTGGTGCCAGTTTCGAGAACGCCAATTGCTTTGCAGCTCAGTTTGAGGGTGCATATCTGGGACACAGTTCCTTCCGAGGGGCGAACTTATTCGGTACCAGCTTTAAGGGAGCAAATTTGGAGAAAGCGGATTTTACAGGAGCCAAGGATTTGACGTGGAAGCAGGTACGAAAGGCAAAGAACTGGAAAAAGGCAATTTTGCCTGATCATTTGAACAACGGGTAG
- a CDS encoding glycosyltransferase family 4 protein: MPKQIDSPTAVMERPTTKSRTTSYNRARNRMGGSEARYGRFSGKRNGNTRPFPRHGTILVVAPDFPFPPDHGGRSDIWNRIKTLNKIGHKIDLVATTKQEPKPEHLAEVYRYVRSVTIVNRERKISDHFSFIPYQIKCRDSLRTVALSDEYDLVLLESEFVYPILDNPALKASQAVLRIQNHESSYFRELAGSVGWGFEKLYYLLESFKFHLIESRLYRRVRNMLFISSSEYESHRRKYPESNAAILPAPIEQNKLRMNHADSRTVLFVGSLFMANNREALKWYIEKVHPFLSDIKDYQFLAAGNSREGNIDWLHSLAQSHANIKVFDSPEDITPLYNQSAVFVNSMLHGAGVKIKNIDAIQNGLPVVTTTVGNQGTGLVNGIDIMVENDPKLFAQDIRELLSNRHRRNELVRSAQENLRKNYNHRQILESFLSPLMKRVPA, translated from the coding sequence ATGCCGAAGCAAATTGATTCACCCACCGCGGTCATGGAAAGACCAACAACAAAAAGCAGAACAACAAGTTACAACCGCGCTCGAAACCGAATGGGCGGCTCAGAGGCGCGATATGGCCGGTTTTCAGGAAAGAGGAATGGGAATACCCGGCCTTTCCCGCGACACGGGACTATTCTGGTAGTGGCCCCTGATTTCCCCTTTCCGCCTGACCACGGCGGCCGTTCAGATATCTGGAATAGAATAAAAACCCTGAATAAGATTGGTCATAAAATCGACCTTGTCGCCACGACCAAACAGGAACCCAAACCGGAACATCTTGCAGAGGTTTACCGGTATGTGCGAAGTGTGACTATAGTTAACCGTGAACGGAAGATTTCGGACCATTTCTCCTTTATCCCCTACCAGATCAAATGCCGTGATTCATTGCGGACAGTTGCATTATCCGATGAATATGACCTTGTCCTCCTGGAAAGCGAATTTGTTTATCCAATTCTGGATAATCCGGCACTGAAAGCCAGCCAGGCGGTACTGAGAATCCAGAATCACGAATCAAGTTATTTCCGGGAACTAGCCGGATCGGTTGGTTGGGGATTCGAGAAATTATATTACCTTCTGGAGTCATTCAAATTCCATTTGATTGAATCCAGGCTCTACCGCCGGGTCAGGAACATGCTCTTCATTTCCAGTAGTGAGTATGAATCACACCGGCGGAAATACCCGGAATCGAATGCTGCCATTTTGCCGGCGCCGATTGAACAGAATAAATTGAGGATGAACCACGCCGATTCCAGGACGGTGCTCTTTGTCGGATCGCTGTTCATGGCCAATAACCGGGAGGCGCTCAAATGGTATATTGAAAAAGTGCACCCGTTTCTTTCGGATATCAAGGATTATCAGTTTTTGGCCGCCGGCAACAGCCGTGAGGGAAATATCGATTGGCTTCATTCTCTGGCTCAGAGTCATGCCAATATCAAGGTCTTTGATTCACCGGAAGATATCACCCCGTTGTACAATCAGAGTGCGGTTTTTGTCAATTCGATGCTTCATGGTGCCGGAGTTAAGATTAAGAATATCGACGCCATCCAGAATGGGCTTCCGGTTGTCACCACCACGGTCGGCAATCAGGGTACCGGCCTGGTCAACGGAATAGACATAATGGTCGAAAATGACCCAAAGCTTTTTGCTCAGGATATCAGGGAGCTTCTCTCCAATCGTCATAGAAGGAATGAACTGGTTCGTTCGGCGCAGGAAAATTTGAGAAAAAACTACAACCATCGTCAGATTCTGGAGAGTTTCCTGTCCCCGTTAATGAAGAGGGTCCCGGCATGA
- a CDS encoding HD domain-containing protein, which translates to MVFPGAEHSRFSHSIGVMHIMSRFIDKLKEVGCEHLTGDKSDEVKQKLRLAALLHDIGHYPLSHLGEKAFEWVAYTQDVTDVRSKEIVDNPPYGALIEAGRDHENKNASHEALGKLILTAKGSEIGKLLEDRYDPSEIARIFNTEDVENDFYIQLISSTLDCDRLDYMLRDSISTGTPYGQIDLEYIIQNILWNSNKGDKGLISFHRKAITAVEHFISSRYFFYNIIYHKTIMGFELMAKTLLFSMVKNKDFKKGDYGSIVHSLDDIKKKIKDDPNFLANFNDEYFWYYLELFEPKEFYPGDTILSKLRDNLLTRIPMRPIYSIRTAKTMQHSIGSEEYNFVTKQLIKNTGFLKLLADQRIDLKHIGVVENSIQFEKVGYMIDFEHIEKVMPQDRLKLVKIGQDDNMRELITINGSLMNILSQYQICLANVYALADKGSILEQNLIQGIHHVVDENCN; encoded by the coding sequence TTGGTATTTCCGGGGGCAGAACATTCGCGATTTTCACATTCGATAGGCGTAATGCATATTATGTCTCGCTTTATTGATAAATTGAAGGAGGTGGGATGTGAACACCTGACTGGTGATAAAAGCGATGAGGTCAAACAGAAATTGAGACTTGCCGCGCTTCTTCATGATATTGGGCATTATCCACTATCGCATCTTGGAGAAAAAGCCTTCGAGTGGGTTGCCTATACTCAAGATGTCACAGATGTAAGATCAAAGGAAATCGTTGACAATCCCCCTTATGGTGCTTTAATAGAGGCGGGACGAGATCACGAAAACAAAAACGCCTCCCATGAAGCATTAGGGAAATTGATATTGACAGCCAAAGGAAGCGAAATAGGAAAACTACTGGAAGACAGATATGATCCTTCTGAGATAGCAAGGATCTTCAATACTGAAGATGTCGAAAATGATTTCTATATACAGTTAATCAGCAGCACTCTTGATTGCGATCGCTTGGATTATATGCTTCGGGATTCAATATCGACGGGTACACCATATGGGCAGATTGATCTTGAATACATTATTCAAAATATATTATGGAATTCCAATAAAGGCGATAAAGGTTTAATTTCATTTCATCGAAAGGCCATAACAGCAGTCGAGCATTTCATTTCCTCGCGATATTTTTTCTACAATATAATCTATCATAAGACCATTATGGGATTTGAATTGATGGCAAAGACGTTGCTTTTCTCGATGGTGAAAAACAAAGATTTCAAGAAAGGAGATTATGGAAGTATTGTCCACTCTCTTGACGATATAAAGAAAAAGATAAAGGACGATCCCAATTTCTTGGCGAATTTTAATGATGAATATTTTTGGTACTATTTGGAACTGTTTGAACCCAAAGAATTTTATCCTGGTGACACAATTTTAAGTAAACTGCGGGATAATCTGTTGACACGAATTCCTATGCGGCCTATATATAGCATTCGTACTGCAAAAACAATGCAGCACAGTATCGGGAGCGAGGAATATAACTTTGTAACAAAGCAACTAATCAAGAATACTGGCTTTTTAAAGCTCCTGGCTGATCAAAGGATCGATTTGAAACATATTGGAGTAGTTGAAAACTCTATTCAATTTGAAAAAGTCGGATATATGATTGATTTTGAGCATATTGAAAAGGTGATGCCTCAAGATAGACTTAAACTTGTCAAAATTGGCCAGGATGATAACATGCGTGAATTGATTACTATAAATGGCTCCTTAATGAATATTTTGAGCCAATATCAAATTTGCTTGGCGAATGTATATGCTCTGGCTGATAAAGGCAGTATTCTAGAGCAAAATCTCATTCAAGGTATCCATCATGTTGTAGATGAGAATTGCAATTGA